One Desulfovibrio sp. UIB00 DNA window includes the following coding sequences:
- the nadA gene encoding quinolinate synthase NadA, whose protein sequence is MQDTSAAIASLKKQLGANLCIMGHHYQNDNVVRHCDITGDSLELARRVPGIDAAHIVFCGVYFMGESAALLAKPGQGVHLPSLDADCLMSRMTPAPLARKVLEQLAATGRKIIPLAYVNTDLALKAVVGEFGGAVCTSANARIMLRWALDQGDGVLFLPDRHLGNNTAETLGISQDERHVLRVGAAGLVQPETQPLDRKLLLWPGCCAIHARFEPDDVEAIRAEYPGCRVIAHPECRQEVIEACDGAGSTSYLIKEAARVAAEEPGTTLIVGTENNLVYRLAERHAGQCRILPLGHAICGNMAKVTEKKLLATLQSVAAGAASPLHIEENLCPPARLSLTRMLEACGN, encoded by the coding sequence ATGCAAGACACAAGCGCTGCAATCGCATCCCTGAAAAAACAGCTTGGCGCGAATCTGTGTATAATGGGGCACCACTACCAGAACGACAACGTGGTGCGCCACTGCGACATCACCGGCGATTCGCTGGAGCTGGCCCGCCGCGTTCCCGGCATTGACGCGGCCCACATTGTTTTTTGCGGCGTCTATTTTATGGGTGAATCCGCCGCCCTGCTGGCAAAGCCCGGCCAGGGCGTGCATCTGCCCAGTCTGGACGCAGACTGCCTCATGTCGCGCATGACCCCGGCCCCCCTGGCCCGCAAGGTGCTGGAGCAGCTCGCAGCCACAGGCCGCAAGATCATTCCGCTGGCTTATGTCAACACAGATCTGGCCCTTAAGGCCGTGGTGGGCGAATTTGGCGGCGCGGTCTGCACATCTGCCAATGCCAGGATCATGCTGCGCTGGGCGCTGGATCAGGGCGATGGCGTGCTCTTTCTGCCCGACAGGCATTTGGGCAACAATACCGCCGAAACTCTGGGCATCAGCCAGGACGAACGCCATGTGCTGCGCGTGGGCGCTGCGGGGCTGGTACAGCCAGAAACCCAGCCCCTTGACCGCAAGCTGCTGCTCTGGCCCGGCTGTTGCGCCATCCACGCGCGTTTTGAACCCGATGATGTGGAGGCCATCCGCGCCGAATACCCCGGCTGCCGCGTCATCGCCCACCCCGAATGCAGGCAGGAAGTCATTGAAGCCTGCGATGGCGCAGGCTCCACGTCATATCTCATCAAGGAGGCGGCCCGCGTAGCCGCCGAAGAACCGGGCACGACCCTGATTGTCGGCACGGAGAACAACCTTGTGTACCGTCTGGCTGAACGCCATGCGGGCCAATGCCGCATCCTGCCGCTGGGCCATGCCATTTGCGGCAACATGGCCAAGGTTACGGAAAAGAAGCTTCTGGCCACGCTGCAAAGCGTAGCCGCCGGAGCAGCTTCGCCTCTGCACATTGAGGAGAACCTCTGCCCCCCCGCCCGTCTCTCCCTAACCCGCATGCTTGAAGCTTGCGGTAACTGA
- the nadC gene encoding carboxylating nicotinate-nucleotide diphosphorylase has product MFTPWAAFFSPEGQRLLQKSIDLALEEDGPEMTALGLFAPESSMNAVIRAKEDTLVVGLPIIGAVFKSLGAPFTWRALVREAAAVPSMTEVAHITAPATAMLKAERVILNFITHLSGIANLTARYVRELEGTGVHLLDTRKTTPGLRWVEKYAVQAGGGHNHRKNLTEMLMLKDNHIDAAGSITAAVAKLRAQYAPCPPIEVECRTLDHVYEAVAAKADRIMMDNMDGQRLSEALALVPRSIETEVSGGVRLDTIRSLALTEPRRPDFISVGRLTHSAVSADFSMTLLAV; this is encoded by the coding sequence ATGTTCACGCCCTGGGCCGCATTTTTCTCTCCCGAAGGTCAGCGGCTACTCCAAAAATCCATCGATCTCGCTCTTGAGGAAGACGGCCCTGAAATGACCGCTCTGGGGCTTTTCGCTCCAGAATCCTCCATGAACGCCGTTATCCGCGCCAAGGAAGACACCCTGGTTGTGGGCCTGCCGATTATCGGCGCTGTTTTCAAAAGCCTCGGCGCGCCGTTCACATGGCGCGCGCTGGTCAGGGAAGCCGCCGCCGTGCCCTCCATGACAGAGGTTGCGCATATCACGGCCCCAGCCACGGCCATGCTCAAGGCCGAACGCGTCATTCTGAACTTCATCACCCATCTTTCGGGCATTGCCAACCTCACCGCCCGCTACGTGCGTGAACTGGAAGGCACTGGCGTACATCTGCTCGATACACGCAAAACCACTCCGGGTCTGCGCTGGGTCGAAAAATACGCCGTTCAGGCTGGCGGTGGGCACAACCACCGCAAAAACCTGACAGAAATGCTCATGCTCAAAGACAACCACATTGATGCCGCTGGCTCCATCACGGCGGCGGTTGCCAAACTGCGGGCGCAGTACGCGCCCTGCCCGCCCATCGAGGTGGAGTGCCGCACCCTTGACCACGTGTACGAAGCAGTAGCCGCCAAGGCTGACCGCATCATGATGGACAACATGGACGGCCAGCGCCTTTCCGAGGCTCTCGCCCTTGTGCCCCGCTCCATCGAAACCGAAGTGAGCGGCGGCGTGCGGCTGGATACCATCCGCTCCCTTGCGCTCACCGAGCCGCGCAGGCCCGATTTTATTTCTGTGGGGCGTCTGACCCATTCCGCAGTGTCGGCAGATTTCAGCATGACCCTGCTGGCAGTGTAG
- the mgtE gene encoding magnesium transporter — protein sequence MADQHNDKFRTDPAEQPGSAQPTVVPPHPSSEKDTLPTGAASLLTAERPDAHDQDFAAEYADAEFVHPADMADHLENLSLEKQVSTLSRMSKEDAAEALAELDENMAVDVLENLDDDVAAQIIAEMSPDDAADVLDELDEDHRDALLEKLDREDSEELRNLLNFDPDSAGGVMNTELILLEKNFTADEAIAHIRSEMEDKESPYYAYVVDEHQVLVGVLSLRDLMLARPGTIVGDAVSGQSVVSVTYDTDEREVASLLSHYNFMAMPVVDNEGHILGVVTYDDIMDIMHEEASADMLGMVGADPEESVDTPWLESVRKRLPWLFVNMINSALSASVVYMFEGSIAQMAVLAVLMPMVANQAGNTGQQALAVMIRQLATDRFDQKKAWMAVVREGKIGIVTGMAMAVVAFFAAWWFTGLPMVGGVMGGALLCDMLLGAVAGGSIPLIFRALGRDPAQASSIFLTTITDGAGFFIFLGLASLFIL from the coding sequence ATGGCAGATCAGCACAACGACAAATTCCGTACCGATCCTGCGGAACAGCCCGGCAGCGCGCAGCCCACTGTAGTACCTCCCCATCCTTCATCTGAAAAAGACACCCTGCCCACGGGCGCGGCCTCTCTGCTGACTGCGGAGCGGCCCGATGCCCATGATCAAGATTTTGCCGCAGAATACGCCGATGCCGAATTCGTGCATCCGGCTGACATGGCGGACCATCTGGAGAATCTGAGTCTCGAAAAGCAGGTCAGCACCCTGAGTCGCATGTCCAAGGAGGACGCCGCCGAGGCGCTGGCCGAACTGGACGAGAACATGGCCGTGGACGTGCTGGAAAATCTGGACGACGACGTAGCCGCCCAGATTATCGCCGAGATGTCGCCTGACGACGCCGCCGACGTGCTGGACGAACTGGACGAGGACCACCGCGACGCCCTGCTGGAAAAGCTTGACCGCGAAGATTCGGAAGAATTGCGCAACCTGCTCAATTTTGACCCGGATTCTGCGGGCGGCGTCATGAACACCGAGCTTATTCTGCTGGAAAAGAATTTCACGGCAGACGAAGCTATCGCCCATATCCGCAGCGAAATGGAAGACAAGGAAAGCCCCTACTACGCCTATGTGGTGGACGAACATCAGGTACTTGTGGGCGTGCTTTCTCTGCGCGACCTCATGCTGGCGCGCCCCGGCACCATCGTGGGCGACGCGGTTTCGGGACAGAGCGTTGTCAGCGTCACCTACGATACGGACGAGCGCGAAGTGGCAAGCCTGCTCTCGCACTACAATTTTATGGCTATGCCCGTTGTGGACAACGAGGGGCATATCCTCGGCGTGGTCACCTATGACGACATCATGGACATCATGCACGAAGAAGCCAGCGCCGACATGCTGGGCATGGTGGGCGCCGACCCGGAAGAAAGCGTGGATACCCCCTGGCTTGAGAGTGTGCGCAAGCGCCTGCCCTGGCTGTTTGTGAACATGATAAATTCCGCCCTCTCGGCCTCTGTGGTCTACATGTTTGAGGGTTCTATCGCCCAGATGGCCGTGCTGGCCGTGCTCATGCCCATGGTGGCCAATCAGGCGGGCAATACGGGGCAGCAGGCTCTGGCGGTGATGATCCGCCAGTTGGCCACAGACCGTTTTGACCAGAAAAAAGCCTGGATGGCTGTGGTGCGCGAGGGCAAGATCGGCATTGTCACTGGCATGGCCATGGCTGTGGTGGCCTTTTTCGCTGCATGGTGGTTCACGGGCCTGCCCATGGTGGGCGGCGTCATGGGCGGGGCGCTCTTGTGCGACATGCTTTTGGGTGCTGTGGCTGGCGGTTCCATCCCGCTTATTTTTCGGGCGCTGGGGCGTGACCCCGCGCAGGCTTCAAGTATTTTTCTCACCACCATCACCGATGGCGCAGGCTTTTTTATCTTTTTGGGCCTGGCCTCTCTGTTCATTTTATAA
- a CDS encoding response regulator transcription factor yields the protein MGDIPGEVCRILLVDDHKLLMEGVRSLLAPYGHLRVVGMAQNGGEAVALAASLQPHLLVLDLGMPGMNGLETGRAVLEVRPQTRILVYTGHEDQRWLPELIDLGIMGHVRKSESPGVLLRAIESVRAGEIYLSFSDPGGRVAAMLRQRREAADTANADAGADLGALSPREKEIFRLLADGMSVKSIAAELYISPKTVETHKYNLLTKLQAGSVGDLVKIAIRHGLVKV from the coding sequence ATGGGTGATATTCCGGGCGAGGTCTGCCGCATTTTGCTGGTGGACGATCACAAGCTGCTTATGGAGGGCGTGCGCAGTCTGCTCGCGCCTTACGGGCATCTGCGCGTTGTGGGCATGGCCCAGAACGGAGGCGAGGCTGTGGCTCTGGCGGCATCCCTGCAACCGCATTTGCTGGTGCTTGACCTTGGCATGCCCGGCATGAACGGTCTTGAAACAGGGCGCGCCGTGCTTGAGGTGCGGCCCCAGACGCGTATTTTGGTCTATACCGGGCATGAAGATCAGCGCTGGCTGCCGGAGCTTATTGATCTGGGCATTATGGGGCATGTGCGCAAGTCTGAATCGCCCGGCGTGCTGCTGCGCGCCATTGAAAGTGTGCGCGCGGGCGAGATTTATCTGAGTTTTTCTGATCCGGGCGGCCGTGTGGCGGCCATGCTGCGGCAGCGGCGCGAGGCTGCCGATACGGCGAATGCCGATGCCGGGGCTGATCTGGGGGCGCTTTCGCCCCGCGAGAAAGAGATTTTTCGTTTGCTGGCTGACGGCATGAGCGTCAAGAGCATAGCCGCAGAACTGTATATCAGCCCCAAGACGGTGGAAACCCACAAGTACAATCTGCTTACCAAGTTGCAGGCCGGGTCTGTGGGGGATTTGGTCAAGATTGCCATCCGGCACGGTCTTGTGAAGGTGTAG
- a CDS encoding sulfite exporter TauE/SafE family protein, whose product MAFDFQRTLKSGAENSVMKFILLPVVLCLWLACPMSAQAAEALPAAQAAVTAQAENAAPIQTQSFVAVAAAETSVQAAPAEAAPAASQATEAVAIDNHPWWYWPLALLFFCFILGVIAVMAGVGGGVLFVPLVSGFFPFHLDFVRGAGLLVALAGALAAGPGLLRRNFANLRLALPVALIASACAIVGAMLGLALPTHIIQTCLGATILGIAVLLLLSKNSVRPVVTKQDAIGLALGMNGVFLEPSTGEVVEWKTHRTLAGLLLFIAIGIMAGMFGLGAGWANVPVLNLLMGAPLKVAVGTSKFLLSITDTSAAWVYLNQGCVIPLMAVPSIVGLMLGSVVGVRLLAKAKPKFIRYMVIGVLFFSGAKALMKGLGW is encoded by the coding sequence ATGGCTTTTGATTTCCAAAGAACCTTGAAGAGCGGGGCTGAGAATTCTGTGATGAAGTTCATTCTGCTGCCCGTGGTACTGTGTCTGTGGCTTGCCTGCCCGATGTCGGCGCAGGCCGCTGAGGCCCTTCCGGCTGCTCAGGCCGCAGTAACGGCGCAGGCTGAAAATGCCGCTCCAATCCAGACCCAGTCTTTTGTGGCTGTGGCTGCCGCCGAAACCTCGGTGCAGGCTGCGCCCGCTGAAGCCGCTCCTGCTGCTTCGCAAGCGACTGAAGCGGTGGCCATAGACAACCATCCGTGGTGGTACTGGCCGCTGGCCCTGCTGTTCTTCTGTTTTATCCTTGGTGTGATCGCCGTCATGGCAGGTGTAGGCGGCGGCGTTTTGTTTGTGCCGCTGGTGAGCGGGTTTTTCCCCTTCCACCTCGACTTTGTGCGAGGCGCTGGCCTGTTGGTGGCCCTTGCGGGCGCGCTGGCCGCTGGCCCCGGTCTGTTGCGGCGTAACTTCGCCAACCTGCGTCTGGCTCTGCCTGTGGCGCTGATTGCCTCTGCCTGCGCCATCGTGGGCGCCATGCTCGGCCTGGCGCTGCCGACCCATATCATCCAGACCTGCCTTGGTGCGACCATCCTCGGTATTGCCGTGCTGTTGCTGCTTTCCAAAAATTCCGTGCGTCCGGTAGTGACCAAGCAGGATGCCATCGGTCTTGCGCTCGGCATGAACGGCGTTTTCCTTGAACCCAGCACCGGCGAAGTGGTGGAGTGGAAAACCCACCGCACCCTGGCTGGCCTACTGCTGTTCATCGCCATCGGCATCATGGCGGGCATGTTCGGCCTTGGCGCTGGCTGGGCCAACGTGCCTGTGCTCAACCTGCTCATGGGCGCGCCCCTCAAGGTGGCCGTGGGTACCTCCAAATTCCTGCTTTCCATTACCGACACGTCTGCCGCCTGGGTGTATCTGAACCAGGGTTGCGTTATCCCGCTGATGGCCGTTCCTTCCATCGTTGGCCTCATGCTGGGTTCTGTGGTGGGTGTGCGTCTGCTTGCCAAGGCCAAGCCCAAGTTCATCCGCTACATGGTTATTGGCGTGCTCTTCTTCTCCGGGGCCAAGGCCCTCATGAAGGGCCTCGGCTGGTAA
- a CDS encoding DUF1634 domain-containing protein has translation MTTDLKNDIKASPAQLRYADTLFYGALLGFVAMLVTYALYVFGVLTPQIPLDQMPHLWTQNAAAYRAAGNIPQGWGWLALVGKGDICNFIGIAFLAALTIICFVQLAISLVRQKQWIMTIIAVLEVLVLSLAASGVLVAGGH, from the coding sequence ATGACCACTGATCTGAAGAACGACATAAAGGCCTCCCCCGCGCAACTGCGCTATGCAGACACCCTGTTCTACGGCGCGCTGCTGGGCTTTGTGGCAATGCTTGTTACTTACGCGCTCTATGTTTTTGGCGTGCTGACGCCGCAGATTCCTCTGGACCAAATGCCGCACCTGTGGACGCAGAACGCAGCAGCCTACCGTGCTGCGGGCAATATTCCTCAAGGTTGGGGCTGGCTTGCCCTTGTGGGTAAGGGCGATATATGCAATTTCATTGGTATCGCTTTTCTTGCGGCGCTCACCATCATCTGCTTTGTGCAGCTTGCGATCAGTCTTGTGCGCCAGAAGCAGTGGATTATGACGATTATTGCCGTGCTTGAAGTGTTGGTGCTCAGCCTTGCGGCTTCGGGCGTTCTGGTGGCTGGCGGCCATTAG
- a CDS encoding ATP-binding protein, protein MELNRTSGLDGGADLGGHMFATIKNYFAHLLEVPEAVSPARYRSLRRLMTVLMVAVSVTPLLLLSAISHVQYMRTLERELESPVYALARKSQAALELYLGERVSTVSFLAHAYTFKDLLDERTLNRVFLALKSEYQGFVDMGLVDADGQQVGYVGPYKLKGVDYAGKPWLRDTEIKGRYLSNAILGYRGYPHLVVAVHRLEENGVSWTLRVATDTLRIQQVVSTVGPEHDTDVFLVDTEGVLQTDSNLFGKALEKLPMDLPPASHETVVRRITDPKGRQLMVASCTLAGTDFMLLAVKPTEDAIRPWLALRTELLLVLCGGIALIFMVSNLLMQQLINRLQASDERRVAVFAQMEHNQKLSSIGRLAAGVAHEVNNPLAVIYEKAGLAQDLLSMGKVCGDGKDKERLCALLEGIESTVERARGITHRLLGFARRMEANRQALHIEEVISETLGFLEREAKNRGVKLEAELPPNLPEIVSDRGQLQQVFLNIVGNALDALAGGEGSTQTPQGEERFVKIRCQSQNGQMLVSVQDNGKGMSPEVLRHIFEPFYSTKKDKGTGLGMFITYGIVRKLGGEIHVQSEEGRGSTISITLPLTPPDVAVEV, encoded by the coding sequence GTGGAGCTGAACCGCACCAGCGGGCTTGACGGCGGCGCAGACCTTGGAGGGCACATGTTTGCCACGATAAAAAACTACTTCGCGCATCTGCTGGAAGTTCCGGAGGCTGTGTCTCCGGCCCGGTACCGCTCACTGCGGCGGCTGATGACAGTGCTCATGGTGGCCGTTTCGGTTACGCCGCTACTACTGCTTTCGGCCATCAGCCACGTGCAGTACATGCGTACCCTTGAGCGCGAGCTTGAAAGCCCGGTGTACGCCCTGGCCCGCAAGTCGCAGGCGGCACTTGAACTGTACCTTGGTGAACGTGTTTCCACGGTGAGTTTTCTGGCCCACGCGTACACCTTCAAGGATTTACTGGACGAACGAACTCTCAACCGCGTGTTTCTGGCCCTTAAAAGTGAATATCAGGGCTTTGTGGATATGGGCCTAGTGGACGCGGACGGCCAGCAGGTTGGCTATGTGGGGCCTTACAAGCTCAAGGGCGTGGATTACGCGGGCAAGCCCTGGCTGCGCGATACCGAGATAAAGGGGCGCTACCTCAGCAACGCAATTCTGGGGTATCGCGGGTATCCGCACCTTGTCGTGGCAGTGCACAGGCTTGAAGAAAACGGCGTTTCATGGACGTTGCGCGTGGCCACAGATACCCTGCGCATCCAGCAGGTTGTGTCCACCGTTGGGCCGGAGCATGATACTGACGTGTTTCTTGTGGACACGGAAGGCGTGCTGCAAACGGATTCCAATCTTTTCGGCAAGGCGCTGGAAAAACTGCCCATGGATTTGCCCCCGGCCTCGCACGAAACAGTGGTGCGCCGCATTACAGACCCCAAGGGCAGGCAGCTCATGGTGGCCTCGTGCACGCTGGCAGGCACGGATTTCATGCTGCTGGCCGTCAAGCCCACGGAAGACGCCATCCGCCCCTGGCTGGCCCTGCGCACGGAATTGCTGCTGGTCTTGTGCGGCGGCATTGCCCTGATCTTTATGGTTTCTAATCTGCTCATGCAGCAGCTTATAAACCGGTTGCAGGCCAGCGATGAACGCCGGGTCGCTGTTTTTGCCCAGATGGAGCACAACCAGAAGCTTTCGTCCATCGGGCGGCTGGCTGCGGGTGTGGCCCACGAGGTCAATAATCCGCTGGCCGTCATTTACGAAAAGGCGGGGCTTGCCCAGGATCTTTTGAGCATGGGCAAGGTGTGCGGCGACGGCAAGGACAAGGAAAGGCTTTGCGCACTGCTGGAAGGCATTGAAAGCACAGTGGAACGCGCGCGCGGCATTACCCACAGGCTATTGGGCTTTGCCCGCCGCATGGAAGCCAACCGTCAGGCCCTGCACATAGAAGAAGTTATTTCAGAAACCCTTGGTTTTCTTGAGCGCGAAGCCAAAAACCGGGGCGTCAAACTTGAAGCGGAACTGCCGCCCAACCTGCCGGAAATTGTGTCCGACAGAGGCCAGTTGCAGCAGGTGTTCCTCAATATCGTGGGCAACGCGCTGGACGCGCTGGCCGGTGGCGAGGGGAGCACGCAGACTCCGCAGGGCGAAGAGCGTTTTGTTAAAATCCGCTGTCAAAGCCAGAACGGGCAGATGCTGGTGAGTGTGCAGGACAACGGCAAGGGCATGTCGCCCGAAGTGCTCCGGCATATTTTTGAGCCGTTTTACTCCACAAAAAAAGACAAGGGAACCGGGCTCGGCATGTTCATCACCTACGGCATCGTGCGCAAGCTTGGCGGCGAAATTCACGTGCAAAGCGAAGAAGGGCGGGGCAGCACCATAAGCATCACCCTGCCGCTTACTCCGCCAGATGTCGCGGTGGAGGTGTAG
- a CDS encoding response regulator, which translates to MSLRILLADDEKEFVDTLAERLSLRGFAPYVVYDGISALQAATPEKPDVVVLDLFMPGLSGDEVLRRLKVLYPDLPIILLTGHEAVDDNGTNPVAQAFACLTKPLSFNVFLETLQAAVREGKECSASGGKS; encoded by the coding sequence ATGTCATTACGCATCCTTCTGGCTGACGATGAAAAAGAATTTGTCGATACCCTGGCAGAGCGACTTTCGCTTCGCGGATTTGCTCCCTATGTGGTTTATGACGGCATCAGCGCACTCCAGGCCGCCACGCCGGAAAAACCCGATGTTGTGGTGCTTGATCTCTTCATGCCCGGTTTGTCGGGTGATGAAGTGCTGCGCCGCCTCAAGGTTCTGTACCCGGATTTGCCGATTATCCTGCTGACGGGGCACGAGGCCGTGGACGACAACGGCACAAACCCCGTGGCGCAGGCCTTTGCCTGCCTCACCAAGCCGTTGAGCTTCAATGTTTTTCTGGAAACACTGCAAGCTGCAGTGCGTGAAGGCAAGGAATGCTCAGCCAGCGGAGGCAAGTCATGA
- a CDS encoding sensor histidine kinase, translating into MNESQCMARLLASAVHDMRNVLAVIRESAGLAQDLATLAGGKAVAAPGAERLSSALSEVQRSIIQGAALSEAMDFMAQAGGMEPGGAGPCDLARVSRSFCLLAARQARAAQIHLTSGETEEPVWANVPPLAVLRSLLEVFDLCASVGGQVNLRLTAGRRQKEEGIIVEALEGANREMALAAMTGSPMLDGMRPGWRAVLMPWRDAGPRFFLSISACDSEGE; encoded by the coding sequence ATGAATGAAAGTCAGTGCATGGCCCGCTTGCTGGCTTCCGCCGTTCACGACATGCGCAACGTGCTGGCAGTGATACGTGAATCTGCCGGGCTGGCGCAGGATCTGGCAACGCTGGCTGGCGGCAAGGCTGTTGCCGCGCCTGGGGCAGAGCGGCTTTCATCGGCATTGAGTGAAGTGCAGCGTTCCATCATCCAGGGGGCGGCCCTTTCCGAAGCCATGGACTTCATGGCTCAGGCTGGAGGCATGGAGCCCGGCGGTGCTGGCCCCTGCGATCTTGCGCGGGTGAGCCGCAGTTTCTGTCTGCTGGCGGCGCGTCAGGCGCGCGCGGCGCAGATACACCTGACCAGCGGCGAAACTGAAGAACCCGTGTGGGCCAATGTGCCGCCTTTGGCTGTGCTGCGGTCGCTGCTTGAAGTGTTTGATCTCTGCGCCTCGGTGGGCGGGCAGGTGAACCTGCGCCTTACCGCCGGACGGCGGCAGAAGGAAGAAGGCATTATTGTTGAGGCACTGGAAGGGGCCAACCGCGAAATGGCCCTGGCGGCCATGACGGGCAGCCCCATGCTGGACGGCATGCGCCCCGGTTGGCGCGCCGTGCTTATGCCCTGGCGGGATGCCGGGCCAAGATTTTTCCTTTCCATTTCGGCCTGCGATAGCGAAGGCGAATAA
- a CDS encoding response regulator, with protein MTKEDIKILLVDDEKQFVDTLSERLAMRGFEARVAYDGPEALKAVEQPTDVIVLDLRMPGMDGFEVLRNVKKSNPQVQVIILTGHGGDAEEQTAYRMGAYNFLRKPMDIDELLNSIRMAYRDKLENAMVAVSLAEGGDFDSARDVMNEKDVLEEHGK; from the coding sequence ATGACCAAGGAAGACATCAAAATCCTTCTGGTGGACGATGAAAAGCAGTTTGTGGACACGCTGTCGGAGCGCCTTGCCATGCGCGGCTTTGAAGCGCGGGTGGCCTATGACGGCCCCGAGGCCCTCAAGGCTGTGGAGCAGCCCACCGACGTTATCGTGCTTGACCTGCGCATGCCCGGCATGGACGGCTTTGAAGTGCTGCGCAACGTCAAGAAGAGCAATCCGCAGGTTCAGGTCATCATTCTTACGGGCCACGGCGGCGACGCTGAAGAACAGACCGCCTATCGCATGGGTGCGTACAACTTCCTCAGAAAGCCCATGGACATTGACGAATTGCTCAACAGCATTCGCATGGCCTACCGCGACAAGCTTGAGAACGCCATGGTGGCTGTTTCTCTGGCCGAAGGCGGTGATTTTGACTCCGCACGTGATGTTATGAACGAAAAGGACGTGCTGGAAGAGCACGGTAAATAG
- a CDS encoding response regulator translates to MRVLVVDDEPAFSEPLAERLALRGYETATAQDADAALAELARGPRDLIFLDVGLPGMDGVDLLKILREHYPQTDVVMLSGAGDMGKAVQAMRRGALNWLSKPVGMDGILAECRKAAERAGARQEAARLAEAARWRSLGRVAEGVAHEVNNPLNIMVQAAGLIRDCLEEPEAQALPDIGEVREAVDTIRTQSLRVREITRKLLMVGHGLDSRVGALDVAADVAQVLRLLHERMESAHVRCDVQVPQGEGAPRPLGSAPELQQICLHLLENALDALSDTESASGAAERPGGLIILTASTRRDAQGQDWYDLVVRDNGPGIAPDIMPHIFEPFFSTRALQSPVAAHASGGKTLGRYVGLGLAVARSLAHARGGELTAANAADGGAEFCLSLPLAESLGEHPTPKAEA, encoded by the coding sequence ATGCGTGTGCTTGTTGTGGATGACGAACCTGCCTTTTCGGAGCCTTTGGCCGAGCGTCTGGCATTGCGCGGCTACGAAACCGCAACCGCGCAGGATGCCGATGCGGCCCTGGCCGAACTGGCGCGCGGCCCCCGCGACCTCATATTTCTTGATGTGGGGCTGCCGGGTATGGACGGCGTGGATCTGCTGAAAATTTTGCGCGAGCACTACCCGCAGACCGATGTGGTGATGCTTTCAGGCGCAGGAGATATGGGCAAGGCCGTGCAAGCCATGCGGCGCGGCGCGTTGAACTGGCTTTCAAAGCCCGTGGGCATGGACGGCATCCTTGCGGAATGCCGCAAAGCGGCGGAACGCGCAGGCGCACGGCAGGAAGCCGCACGTCTGGCCGAGGCAGCCCGCTGGCGCAGCCTTGGCCGGGTAGCGGAAGGTGTGGCCCATGAGGTCAACAACCCGCTGAATATCATGGTGCAGGCCGCTGGCCTGATCCGTGACTGTCTGGAAGAGCCGGAAGCCCAAGCCCTGCCCGATATCGGCGAAGTGCGTGAAGCTGTGGACACCATCAGGACGCAGAGCCTGCGGGTGCGCGAGATTACGCGCAAGCTGCTCATGGTGGGGCACGGGCTTGACTCCCGTGTGGGCGCTCTTGATGTGGCTGCGGATGTGGCTCAGGTGCTGCGCCTGCTGCACGAACGCATGGAAAGCGCCCATGTGCGCTGCGATGTGCAAGTGCCGCAGGGCGAGGGCGCGCCCCGCCCCTTGGGTTCCGCCCCGGAATTGCAGCAGATATGCCTGCACCTGCTGGAAAACGCGCTGGATGCTCTCAGTGATACTGAATCCGCATCAGGAGCGGCAGAGCGCCCCGGCGGTCTGATTATCCTGACTGCCAGCACCAGGCGCGATGCGCAGGGGCAGGATTGGTATGACCTTGTGGTGCGCGATAACGGCCCAGGCATCGCGCCCGACATCATGCCGCACATATTTGAACCCTTTTTCAGCACGCGCGCCCTGCAAAGCCCGGTTGCCGCACATGCATCCGGCGGCAAGACGCTTGGCCGTTACGTGGGCCTGGGGCTTGCGGTGGCACGGTCTCTGGCGCACGCCCGAGGCGGCGAGCTGACAGCCGCCAACGCGGCTGATGGCGGGGCGGAATTCTGCCTCAGCCTGCCCCTGGCGGAATCCTTGGGAGAACACCCAACGCCCAAGGCAGAAGCATAG
- a CDS encoding PaaI family thioesterase yields the protein MKNYVEKHDKLVRYLDMTIESATPEYAKVTMPITENHKNGMGMAHGGAIFALADVAFGSAANAGKDYGVVSLNTTIEYLRPGRVSPLTAEAFVVRNGKHILNYDVKIYDGSGDLIAKCVAAGFQTDVLLPD from the coding sequence ATGAAAAACTACGTGGAAAAGCACGACAAGCTGGTGCGCTATCTGGATATGACCATTGAAAGCGCCACACCGGAATATGCCAAGGTAACCATGCCGATCACCGAAAACCACAAAAACGGCATGGGCATGGCCCACGGCGGGGCCATCTTTGCCCTGGCCGATGTGGCCTTTGGCTCTGCCGCCAATGCGGGCAAGGATTACGGCGTGGTAAGCCTGAATACCACCATTGAATACCTGCGCCCCGGCAGGGTTTCCCCCCTCACGGCGGAGGCCTTTGTGGTGCGCAACGGCAAGCATATCCTGAATTACGACGTAAAAATTTACGACGGTTCAGGCGATCTTATTGCCAAGTGCGTTGCCGCCGGATTTCAGACCGACGTGCTGCTGCCGGATTAG